TCGCGCGGGAGTAGTCCTGTACCCAGAGTTCGAGGTGGTGCAGCCGGCCCGTCGGTACTAGCCCCACTCGGACGAGCGCACCAAGATGGCACCGGAGTCCGGGCAGAACACTACATCGTCCTCGGCGGCGTTTTTCAGGTCCGCCAGATCGCCCGGGCTCAATTGCATCCCCGATCCCTCGGAGGTCCCGTGGAACAGGCGGGCAGCTCCCACACCGTACTTGTTCAGCGTGCGGTCGTAGGCGGCCAGCAACGCCGGGTCGAAGGTGGCGGCCAGTTCGGCACGCTCTTGCGCCGTGGCGTCGCGCTCCATCCGCAGGGCCCCGAGCTTGCCACGAATCTCTGAAACAACCTCATCCAAAACCGTCTGCATCTGCGCCACTAATGCCTGTTGGGCGGCTTGGCGGGAGCTGGCCTCATCGGAACTTTCCATCAGCTCCAGTTCCACATCCTCCAGTTCGCCGCGGCGCTTGGTGAGGGATTCAATGTCGCTTTGCAATGCCATCAGGTCCTTGGACAGTCCCGTGCCACTGTTGAGCTTGGCCTCATCCTTGGCAATGCGTGCGGCAACCTGGGCGACGTCGTCCTCGGCCTTGGTGAGCTTGCGGGCGGCATCGCTGAC
This region of Arthrobacter alpinus genomic DNA includes:
- a CDS encoding zinc ribbon domain-containing protein, translating into MAKAAPSEQMRLLDLQVLDSKLRALDVQAKGLKDDPRLPDLHAGVTVAKSDLVVLDTAVSDAARKLTKAEDDVAQVAARIAKDEAKLNSGTGLSKDLMALQSDIESLTKRRGELEDVELELMESSDEASSRQAAQQALVAQMQTVLDEVVSEIRGKLGALRMERDATAQERAELAATFDPALLAAYDRTLNKYGVGAARLFHGTSEGSGMQLSPGDLADLKNAAEDDVVFCPDSGAILVRSSEWG